Proteins encoded within one genomic window of Ursus arctos isolate Adak ecotype North America unplaced genomic scaffold, UrsArc2.0 scaffold_7, whole genome shotgun sequence:
- the SFXN2 gene encoding sideroflexin-2 isoform X3, which translates to MEADPSGFNIDAPRWDQCTFWGRVKHFFNITDPRTVLVPERELDWAKAMVEKSRMGVVPPGTQVEQLLYAKKLYDSAFHPDTGEKMNVIGRMSFQVPGGMIITGFMLQFYRTMPAVIFWQWVNQSFNALVNYTNRNAASPTSVRQMALSYITATTTAVATAVGMNMLTKRAPPLVGRWVPFAAVAAANCVNIPMMRQQELIQGICVKDRNHNEIGHSRRAAAVGITQVVISRITMAAPGMILLPVIMERLEKLHFMKKVKVLHAPLQVLLSGCFLIFMVPVACGLFPQKCELSVSYLEPELQDTIKAKYGELVPYVYFNKGL; encoded by the exons GACCCGCGCACTGTCCTGGTACCAGAGCGGGAGCTGGACTGGGCCAAGGCGATGGTGGAGAAGAGCAG AATGGGTGTCGTGCCCCCAGGCACCCAAGTGGAGCAGCTGCTGTATGCCAAGAAGCTGTATGACTCAGCCTTCCACCCTGACACCGGGGAGAAGATGAACGTCATCGGGCGGATGTCCTTCCAGGTCCCCGGCGGCATGATTATCACGGGCTTCATGCTCCAGTTCTACAG GACGATGCCGGCAGTGATCTTCTGGCAGTGGGTGAACCAGTCCTTCAATGCCTTAGTCAACTATACCAACAGGAATGCAGCTTCCCCCACGTCGGTCAG GCAGATGGCCCTTTCCTACATCACAGCCACAACCACTGCGGTGGCCACTGCTGTGGGCATGAACATGTTGACGAAG AGAGCTCCACCCCTGGTGGGCCGCTGGGTGCCCTTTGCTGCTGTGGCTGCTGCTAACTGTGTCAACATCCCAATGATGCGACAGCA GGAACTCATCCAGGGCATCTGCGTGAAGGACAGGAATCACAATGAGATCGGTCATTCCCGG AGAGCTGCGGCCGTAGGCATCACCCAAGTGGTTATTTCTCGGATCACCATGGCAGCCCCTGGCATGA ttttgttgcCAGTCATCATGGAAAGGCTGGAGAAGCTGCATTTCATGAAG AAAGTCAAGGTCCTGCACGCCCCATTGCAAGTTCTGCTGTCTGGCTGCTT CCTCATCTTCATGGTGCCAGTGGCGTGTGGGCTCTTCCCACAGAAATG tgAATTGTCAGTTTCTTATCTGGAACCAGAACTCCAAGACACCATCAAGGCCAAGTATGGAGAACTTGTGCCTTATGTCTACTTCAATAAGGGCCTCTAA